The Methylomonas sp. UP202 DNA window ATTGGGCGTCTGGCCGACACGGGCCAAAAGATCGTCGTGGATCGCTTGCCTGGACTGTTTTTTTGCCGCCAAATCGGCTTCCGCCGACGGCGCTAGGACGGGTATGCAATTCATCGACTTTCCTCCGGCCGGGGTTAACCGGGTTAGTATTCGACCCGGATATCTTCGTCTCTGACGATCATCTGGCAGGCCAGACGCCACTCAGGCGGCAAGTCATCAACGATCATTTGCTCCAATTGCTCGTTGGTTACCTTGCCAAGCTCCTTCAACAACGCTTTTTCCTTTTCGGTCATGGTTCCGCCCATCCTTTCCATCTTTTTATCGATGCCGGTGACGCGAACGGCGCAGGTTCCACACTCGCCATCCTCGCATTCGAACTTGATGGGGATCTTGTTTTCCAGAGCCAACTTCAGGATAGTTTGCGTATGACTGCCGGCTACCGCATATACGGTTTTATCCCGATATTCGGGACTGGTAAAGGTCACTAATGCCATGTCTGCCTCCTGTAAAGTGGGTTACACCGGTTTGACGGAGATTTGACCGCCCAACACTTGCGCCTGGCAAGCCAGACGATTGTGTTTGCCGGCCATGTTTTCCCGCAGCACTTTGTCTTCCAGCACCGATGGTTCGGTCAAATGATTCCAGCCTGAACTCACCTTCATGATACAGGTGCCGCAATCGCCTTCTCGGCAACCGTAGGTAATCCCGGACCCAACTTTTTCGGACACTTCGATGACTCGCGTGCCGGCCGGAACCGTGACAGTGACGTTGATATCTTCGAACGTAATGGTCGCTTTGGCCATTGTAAAAACTCCATAAGGTATTGAAAATGATCCCGAAAACCGTCCAATCTGACGAATTTTCAAGGCGGAGACCCAAATAGCCTCCAAAACTCCGCCGCCTTTCGACGACGGATCCACCGACGCGTCCTTGCATCGGCCCGACCGAAACCCAGGGGCTCCGGCCGAATACTCGGTAAACCGCTGGCGCCGCCCAACAAGCGGGACAGTCGGCAGGGCGCGCTCCGCGCCCACGCAGCGTGCGTTGCTGTTGTTTCAGGCCAAATCGGCGAAATTCACGGTGCGGTTGGCTCGGGCGCCGGTCAATTCCTGCGCCAGTTCCAAGCCAAAGGCTTTGCATTCCAAAATTTCGTCGTCGGTCGGGATCAGTTTCACCCGCAAACCGGGAATCGGCACCCGCAATTTCAAGCCGCGCAGACGGTCCTCGACCAGACGCACGCCTTCGCCGGTCCAGCCGTAGGAGCCAAACACCCCGCCCAACTTGTTTTTTAGATTGACCACGGTCAGCGAGGACAACAAATCCCAAATCGGCTTGACCGCGTCGCCGTTGATCGTCGGCGTACCCAGCACCAAGCCGTCGGCCTCCTCAATCAAATCGACGAAAGGCGCCACTTCTCCGCCCTCCAGGTCGTACAGCGATACCCGCACGTCCTCGACTTGCATCGCGCCTTGGTAAATCGCTTCCGCCATGCGCCGGGTATTCCCGTAGGAACTGATGTAAAAAATCAGCAGAGTCTTCTGATTGGGACTGAGCTCGTTATGTAGGGCCGGGCTGGACAACTGCCGGTAGCGCTGGATGTAATGCTGCGGCCGGTCGCGCAAAATCGGGCCGTGCGTGGGAGCGATCAGCGTCAGCGGCAACGGCTCGATCAGCTCCAGCGCGCGTACCACGTATTCCTTGAACGGCCGCATGATGTGGGCGTAGTAATACTCGAACGAAAACCGAAAATCGCCGACGCAATCGTTATACAAACGCTTGTCGCAAAAATGGCAACCGAATACGTCGCCGGAAAACAAGATGGCTTCCTCCGGCGCGTAGGTACACTGAGTATCCGGCCAGTGCAGGTAAGGTGTGTGCAAAAACTCCAGACTGCGGTCGCCGAGCGAGACCGAATCGCCGGTCAACACCGGCGTAAAGCTCAGCTCGTTCTGTTTCAGCAAACCCTTCAGCATGGATTGCGCTTTTTGCGAGATGAACAATTGCGCTTGCGGCGCTCGCCGCATCAGTTCCGGCAATGCGCCGGTGTGATCCGGTTCCAGATGATTCAGAACAATGACCTTGATTTCCGAGTAGTCGGCCACGCTTTCCAGACGGGCGAAAAAATCGCCGGCGAAGCCTTCCTTGACGGTATCGATGACCGCGACACCCTCGCTGCCGCGAATGATGTAGGCGTTATAACTGGTGCCGTTGGCCGTCTTCAGAATGATGTCGAAGGTACGCAAGTTTGGGTCGAACGCGCCTATCCAATGCACCCGCTCCGACAACGACACCGCTACCGGTACGCCGTCATCGTTTTCCAGCTTTAGGGTGTTCATGGCTTGCACGCCTCGGCGTGGACCTGCCTAGGACAAGTCTCCAAATCCTTGCCGGACGGTATTTTCAAACCCAACCAGCGATCGACCTGGGTTTCGTCAAAGCCGCATACCCGAGTGCCGTTCACCTCCATCAGCGGCCGGCGGATCAGCAAAGGTTGCCCAACCATCAACGCGATCGCCTGCGCTTCATCCAAACTATCCGGATCGATCAAACCTTGCTTGACGGCCGGCGCGGCTCGGTTAAACCAGTCCGCGACCGGCATGTCACCAAAAAACGCCCTCAACAGACCGGGTTGTTTGGCCCAGGGATGCTGCAACAAATCATGCACGACCAACACGTGGCCGGCCGCGTTAAGCAACTGTTTCTGCCGGGTGTTGTTCAAACAACCCGGTTTTTCGTAGAAATGGACGATGGCCATCGCCGTCAATGGGCTTGCAGTTCCGCCATCGCTTCCGCCATGCGTTCCGGCGGGATACCGGTCAACGAACCGGGAGGATTGATTGCTTCGCCTTGAGCGTCGAGTATCGCGCCTTCGATCGGGCAAATGCTGGCGCACTGGGTATCTTTGTAATCGCCCTCGCACTCGGTGCATTTGCGCGGGTTGATTTTGAAATGCCCGGCCGATTCCGACATATAAATCGCCTTGCTGGGGCACAAAGGCTCGCAGGCGTAGCAGTTCA harbors:
- a CDS encoding 4Fe-4S dicluster domain-containing protein; translated protein: MALKIIETCVNCYACEPLCPSKAIYMSESAGHFKINPRKCTECEGDYKDTQCASICPIEGAILDAQGEAINPPGSLTGIPPERMAEAMAELQAH
- a CDS encoding 2Fe-2S iron-sulfur cluster binding domain-containing protein, giving the protein MAKATITFEDINVTVTVPAGTRVIEVSEKVGSGITYGCREGDCGTCIMKVSSGWNHLTEPSVLEDKVLRENMAGKHNRLACQAQVLGGQISVKPV
- a CDS encoding FprA family A-type flavoprotein, whose protein sequence is MNTLKLENDDGVPVAVSLSERVHWIGAFDPNLRTFDIILKTANGTSYNAYIIRGSEGVAVIDTVKEGFAGDFFARLESVADYSEIKVIVLNHLEPDHTGALPELMRRAPQAQLFISQKAQSMLKGLLKQNELSFTPVLTGDSVSLGDRSLEFLHTPYLHWPDTQCTYAPEEAILFSGDVFGCHFCDKRLYNDCVGDFRFSFEYYYAHIMRPFKEYVVRALELIEPLPLTLIAPTHGPILRDRPQHYIQRYRQLSSPALHNELSPNQKTLLIFYISSYGNTRRMAEAIYQGAMQVEDVRVSLYDLEGGEVAPFVDLIEEADGLVLGTPTINGDAVKPIWDLLSSLTVVNLKNKLGGVFGSYGWTGEGVRLVEDRLRGLKLRVPIPGLRVKLIPTDDEILECKAFGLELAQELTGARANRTVNFADLA
- a CDS encoding 2Fe-2S iron-sulfur cluster binding domain-containing protein; amino-acid sequence: MALVTFTSPEYRDKTVYAVAGSHTQTILKLALENKIPIKFECEDGECGTCAVRVTGIDKKMERMGGTMTEKEKALLKELGKVTNEQLEQMIVDDLPPEWRLACQMIVRDEDIRVEY
- a CDS encoding ArsC/Spx/MgsR family protein translates to MAIVHFYEKPGCLNNTRQKQLLNAAGHVLVVHDLLQHPWAKQPGLLRAFFGDMPVADWFNRAAPAVKQGLIDPDSLDEAQAIALMVGQPLLIRRPLMEVNGTRVCGFDETQVDRWLGLKIPSGKDLETCPRQVHAEACKP